In Glycine max cultivar Williams 82 chromosome 7, Glycine_max_v4.0, whole genome shotgun sequence, a single window of DNA contains:
- the LOC100786379 gene encoding nudix hydrolase 17, mitochondrial isoform X2 — protein sequence MACLMSRTGREMQRYNSSGGRQVVGCIPYRYKEDNDGNVSNELEVLVVSSQKGQALMFPKGGWELDESVEEAASRESLEEAGVTGIVQHELGQWSFISKRLGTYYEGHMFPLLVKEQLDLWPEKDLRRRIWMSINEAREVCQHWWMKEALDILVERLTLQKNRNI from the exons ATGGCTTGTTTGATGTCTCGAACGGGAAGGGAGATGCAGAGATACAACAGTAGTGGTGGCCGCCAAGTTGTGGG GTGCATACCTTACAGATATAAAGAAGATAATGATGGCAATGTGAGCAATGAATTGGAGGTGCTTGTGGTTAGTTCACAAAAGGGTCAAGCATTAATGTTCCCAAAG GGAGGGTGGGAACTCGATGAATCTGTAGAAGAAGCAGCTTCCAGGGAGTCCCTCGAAGAAGCAGGAGTTACAGGAATAGTTCAG CATGAATTGGGCCAATGGAGCTTCATTAGTAAAAGACTTGGAACATACTATGAAGGGCACATGTTTCCTTTGCTTGTCAAAGAACAACTTGACTTGTGGCCTGAGAAAGATCTAAGGAGAAGAATATGG ATGAGTATTAATGAAGCCCGGGAAGTTTGTCAGCATTGGTGGATGAAGGAAGCATTAGACATTCTCGTTGAACGGCTCACTTTACAGAAAAATAGGAACATATAG
- the LOC100786379 gene encoding nudix hydrolase 18, mitochondrial isoform X1 yields MACLMSRTGREMQRYNSSGGRQVVGDSGTRAFSMAALSDKLAFCLVSACLVTVAPKLFQWCIPYRYKEDNDGNVSNELEVLVVSSQKGQALMFPKGGWELDESVEEAASRESLEEAGVTGIVQHELGQWSFISKRLGTYYEGHMFPLLVKEQLDLWPEKDLRRRIWMSINEAREVCQHWWMKEALDILVERLTLQKNRNI; encoded by the exons ATGGCTTGTTTGATGTCTCGAACGGGAAGGGAGATGCAGAGATACAACAGTAGTGGTGGCCGCCAAGTTGTGGG TGACAGTGGCACTCGAGCTTTCTCAATGGCTGCACTTTCGGATAAACTTGCTTTCTGTTTGGTGTCTGCCTGTCTGGTGACAGTTGCACCCAAGCTTTTCCAATG GTGCATACCTTACAGATATAAAGAAGATAATGATGGCAATGTGAGCAATGAATTGGAGGTGCTTGTGGTTAGTTCACAAAAGGGTCAAGCATTAATGTTCCCAAAG GGAGGGTGGGAACTCGATGAATCTGTAGAAGAAGCAGCTTCCAGGGAGTCCCTCGAAGAAGCAGGAGTTACAGGAATAGTTCAG CATGAATTGGGCCAATGGAGCTTCATTAGTAAAAGACTTGGAACATACTATGAAGGGCACATGTTTCCTTTGCTTGTCAAAGAACAACTTGACTTGTGGCCTGAGAAAGATCTAAGGAGAAGAATATGG ATGAGTATTAATGAAGCCCGGGAAGTTTGTCAGCATTGGTGGATGAAGGAAGCATTAGACATTCTCGTTGAACGGCTCACTTTACAGAAAAATAGGAACATATAG
- the LOC102665674 gene encoding uncharacterized protein, translated as MYIMKCTRGGSFSKGELQRFGNIELNPSVGVLNYGQGIEHMNMMMKMRNISLIFCSNFVKDLGRPMMEILYLQVTWKLLVVGIMTQSVWLWEDLKTRVSILKGPQRDGHYHMPHPTNAPTTYITTSLPHKLIMASHLGASILVYSKTSSFSSSKKVEHHHTLHLV; from the exons ATGTATATCATGAAATGCACACGAGGTGGATCCTTTTCCAAAGGTGAACTGCAGCGTTTTGGGAACATCGAGTTGAACCCCTCCGTTGGAGTTTTAAACTATGGCCAG GGGATTGAGCATATGaatatgatgatgaagatgcggaatatttctctcattttttgttCCAATTTTG TGAAGGACTTGGGGAGGCCTATGATGGAAATATTGTATTTGCAAGTGACTTGGAAACTTTTGGTGGTGGGCATAATGACCCAATCAGTGTGGCTTTGGGAG GATCTGAAGACAAGGGTTTCAATACTCAAAGGGCCGCAAAGGGATGGCCATTACCACATGCCCCATCCAACCAATGCACCAACAACATACATCACGACCTCACTACCTCATAAATTAATCATGGCATCACATCTTGGGGCATCCATCTTAGTATATTCTAAGACATCTAGcttttcatcatcaaaaaaggtTGAGCACCACCACACCTTGCATCTCGTGTAG